The following are from one region of the Micromonas commoda chromosome 12, complete sequence genome:
- a CDS encoding predicted protein: protein VDLEPASGTRDFYPEEMRLQRWLYDHFRNVGTLCGFEEYDAPVLERQELYKRKAGEEITQQMYSFTDKEGVEVTLRPEMTPTLARMVLGKAQSLMLPLKWYSVPQCWRFETTQRGRKREHYQWNMDIIGCKGINAEVELLAAIVLFFKNIGITSKDIGLKVNSRKVMGAVLKSMGVTDEQFAPVCVVMDKFDKIGPEETQKELRDTQGLDADTAKKLVDCLLCKSVDDLAALCGEGVDRSGVDELKRLFELANDYGFGDWLVFDASVVRGLAYYTGVVFEGFDRAGELRAICGGGRYDRLLSLYGAVQEVPACGFGFGDCVVVELLKDKGILPDLPKEVDFVVAAFNEGMQGSAMKTASLIREGGAQVDLLLEPKKKVTQTFDYANRVGARYMVFVAPSEWEAGKVRIKDLRLGE from the coding sequence GTCGACCTCGAGCCCGCGTCCGGCACCCGCGATTTCTACCCCGAGGAGATGAGGCTCCAGCGCTGGCTCTACGATCACTTCCGTAACGTGGGTACCCTCTGCGGCTTCGAGGAGTacgacgcgccggtgctCGAGCGCCAGGAGCTGTACAAGCGCAAGGCCGGCGAGGAGATCACCCAGCAGATGTACTCCTTCACGGACAAGGAGGGGGTGGAGGTGACCCTCCGACCCGAGATGACCCCGACGCTGGCGAGGATGGTGCTGGGCAAGGCGCAGTCGCTCATGCTCCCGCTCAAGTGGTACTCCGTCCCCCAGTGCTGGAGGTTCGAGACCACTCAGAGGGGACGCAAGCGCGAGCACTACCAGTGGAACATGGACATCATCGGGTGCAAGGGCATCAACGCCGAGGTGGAGCTtctcgccgccatcgtgcTCTTCTTCAAAAACATCGGCATCACCTCCAAGGACATCGGCCTCAAGGTCAACTCCCGCAAGGTCATGGGCGCGGTGCTCAAGTCCATGGGCGTCACCGACGAACAGTTCGCGCCCGTGTGCGTCGTCATGGACAAGTTCGACAAGATCGGACCCGAGGAGACCCAGAAGGAGCTGCGCGACACCCAaggcctcgacgccgacaccGCGAAGAAGCTCGTGGACTGCCTCCTGTGCAAgtccgtcgacgacctcgcggcgctgtgcggcgagggcgtggaccgcagcggcgtggacgagctcaagAGGCTCTTCGAGCTCGCGAACGACTACGGCTTTGGCGATTGGCTCGTGTTTGACGCGTCCGTGGTTCGCGGGCTGGCGTACTACACCGGCGTTGTGTTCGAGGGCTtcgatcgcgcgggcgagctgcgcgccatctgcggcggcgggcgttaCGACAGGCTCCTGTCCCTGTACGGCGCCGTGCAGGAGGTGCCCGCGTGCGGGTTCGGGTTTGGCGACTGCGTCGTCGTTGAGCTCCTCAAGGACAAGGGTATCCTGCCCGATCTTCCGAAGGAGGTTGACTTTGTCGTGGCGGCGTTCAACGAGGGCATGCAGGGGAGCGCGATGAAGACCGCGAGTTTGATcagggagggcggcgcgcaggtggACCTTCTCCTCGAGCCCAAGAAGAAGGTGACGCAAACCTTCGATTACGCCAACAGGGTCGGGGCCAGGTACATGGTGTTTGTCGCCCCCTCGGAGTGGGAGGCTGGCAAGGTGAGGATCAAGGACCTCAGGCTGGGAGAG
- a CDS encoding predicted protein, whose product MAPATMIQTPLRSGRTGDLGGNLARIDRELRRIRFPVAFDEDGAREGSPMALLPALHYAMLGFSRHVTRSLSDEGHDLQAKSDSRFVENAWKALRESFHYNPTLTPTQFLSPGFAERKLLLLADAIELCKRRHNEHARAARAADVKAVVAKEGGPRVARETRVKDTADGGRAEERKQRTPGRPIQIRRDPPANAATLARGVANLRVSTEDNEPRTAENSDDDDDDDDDGNFEFRPSPSPNRSRPPLADLAASGDAPPWFARSAALRSQASSIAIDPTHDERDSFTVRESRESARADERLEGPTEESASDRRGDTANLSPGGEHVEPAMRLGSVRRSGGFPDENDPRTTAPTTTTPAVDHAPAIETLRVELIALVSRVADAEARAADAERRAAVAVDVANNAERRASMAEDAAADARKECDAIAQRVAAANAGLAEHGARAFLLEGRVRILEESARRRHDDVDDVADDGGDGAKRPASEGAPATNDDDEAPAIAPAAAPTPPRSPRASAGGAIAAVEWPNVRDSPWAYRSPPNARSSVRDSDQSYFAPPTVAGVAAGVFADDDAASDWDATVNSSAEWGEASPIRSAVKGSRAGGVGAGRDARDAKPPGIDAGAFVDYYSKLLSTTEETLRKTKGAE is encoded by the coding sequence atggcgccggcgacgatgattCAGACCCCTCTGCGGTCCGGTCGCAcgggcgacctcggcggtAACCTCGCGCGCATAGACCGCGAGCTTCGGCGCATCCGGTTCcccgtcgccttcgacgaggacggcgccagGGAAGGATCGCCCATGGCCCTGCTTCCCGCGCTGCACTACGCGATGTTGGGCTTCAGCCGGCACGTCACCCGATCGCTGTCCGACGAGGGGCACGACCTGCAGGCCAAGAGCGACTCGCGGTTCGTGGAGAACGCGTGGAAGGCGCTGAGGGAGTCCTTTCACTACAACCCCACGCTCACGCCGACCCAGTTCCTCTCCCCCGGGTTCGCGGAGCGCAAGCTCTTgctgctcgccgacgccatcgagctGTGCAAGCGTCGTCACAACGAGCACGCcagggccgcgcgcgccgcggacgtcaaggcggtcgtcgccaaggagggcggaccccgcgtcgcgcgcgaaacGCGCGTGAAGGacaccgcggacggcggcagGGCGGAGGAGAGGAAGCAGAGGACGCCGGGGAGGCCCATCCAGATCAGACGAGACCCGCCCGCAAACGCGGCGAccctggcgcgcggcgtggccAACCTGCGCGTGTCCACCGAAGATAACGAGCCGCGGACCGCGGAaaactcggacgacgacgacgacgacgacgacgacggcaacTTTGAGTTtcgtccgagcccgagcccaaaccgttcgcggccgccgctcgccgacctcgccgcgtcgggcgacgcTCCCCCGTGGTTCGCGCGgtccgccgccctgcgcaGCCAGGCGAGCAGCATCGCGATCGACCCGACGCACGACGAGAGAGACTCGTTCACGGTGAGGGAGTCGCGCGAGAGTGCCCGGGCAGATGAGAGGTTGGAAGGCCCAACGGAGGAGTCGGCGTCggaccggcgcggggatACGGCGAACCTCTCTCCTGGCGGCGAACACGTCGAACCGGCGATGAGGCTCGGGAGCGTGCGACGCAGCGGCGGGTTCCCGGACGAGAACGATCCACGCACCACCGCGCCcacaacgacgacgcccgcggtggaccaCGCCCCGGCGATCGAGACGTTGCGGGTCGAACTTATCGCGTTGGTatctcgcgtcgccgacgccgaggcgagagccgccgacgccgaacgccgcgccgccgtcgccgtggacgtggCCAACAACGCCGAGAGACGGGCGTCCAtggcggaggatgccgcggcggacgctaGGAAGGAgtgcgacgccatcgcccagagggtcgcggcggcaaACGCCGGGCTCGCGGAGCACGGCGCCCGAGCGTTTCTGCTGGAGGGCCGGGTTCGGATCCTGGAGgagtcggcgaggaggagacacgacgacgtggacgacgtcgcggacgacggcggcgacggggcgaagAGGCCCGCGTCGGAAGGAGcacccgcgacgaacgacgacgacgaggctccCGCGATtgcccccgcggccgcgccgacgccgccccggtcTCCTCGCGCATCCGCGGGAGGAgcaatcgccgccgtcgagtgGCCGAACGTGCGCGACTCGCCGTGGGCGTACCGTTccccgccgaacgcgcggtcgtccgTGAGGGACTCGGACCAGAGCTACTTCGCCCCAcccaccgtcgccggcgtggcGGCTGGGGtgttcgcggacgacgacgccgcgagcgactgGGACGCAACCGTGAACTCGTCGGCGGAGTGGGGCGAGGCGAGTCCCATTCGGTCGGCGGTGAAGGGTTCGAgggcgggcggggtgggcgcgggacgcgacgcgcgggacgccaAGCCCCCGGGCATCGATGCCGGAGCGTTCGTCGACTACTACTCGAAGCTGCTCAGCACGACCGAGGAGACGCTGCGAAAGACCAAGGGCGCGGAGTAG
- a CDS encoding predicted protein produces the protein MEIVPPSYTGDPNAARCSESAFKYGFYCFNAAVAYDRIGMKNLMDFGHAFSGDTLIAIAEEVRARRDVANGVEPKSKRERLGEYAYRRWARWRKKRMVNKL, from the coding sequence ATGGAGATCGTCCCCCCCTCCTACACCGGCGAccccaacgcggcgcgctgctcggaGAGCGCGTTCAAGTACGGGTTCTACTGCttcaacgccgcggtcgcctaCGATCGCATCGGCATGAAAAATCTCATGGACTTCGGCCACGCCTTCTCGGGCGACACCCTCatcgcgatcgcggaggaggttcgcgcgcgcaggGACGTGGCGAACGGCGTGGAGCCTAAGAGCAAGAGGGAGAGGCTGGGAGAGTACGCGTACAGGAGGTGGGCGCGCTGGAGGAAGAAGAGGATGGTGAACAAGCTCTGA
- a CDS encoding predicted protein — translation MTTNTGTGTMRMVNPLVSQLVDFAHARSANARATVQPSILGATHSHMHPDTASSDLYERFEAMCAEVERDGFVDRDFRPYVPPRGPGTAPPRPPTKSIEVAALFDARVQVGDQRGRRGKAVWSDKSAPPKKGPLRCLFDDYAARDDVYDLDDTNDKPSLMSRAEAFQLAHDFDIVPGLLRRRDVAMAFANADRPAYGDDAADNRENQLDFDEFVSFVCQMATLAWHRPAGAHERKTDRKDGSSLSTGRGRGEEGGRGASLDDARAVDAMLKKLECDSSDVAELKRRLAVYARRQIHNPRDLDAYPRYDKYAHVDAVGTIRPHAAAIERVSGGAPVPSEMIERATRRDSRPADRPRWTHFRHTAIDVGTLLPGQTRRFRIVVKNRNLQGSVSVHVECHGCPATEVRFTEGGLAPGMSKCVDVVAGSDTAGEWLGCVVITAKPLATRVYLMRAGERATAMRRRTKNRDEEFDEGERSDRLDEFLDGDEEEEEEEEEEEEEEEEEEEDDFDAMSSERLGTHVVRVPVYLNVVGHHRELVTRAGATVGFRQHVEAASSVATIYPEIHRSFRADPGGDATAAERLAMPAPVMRCVAPRGTYRKLAELPPDARDDATALYPDFLKPVMAGVLTARTNKAGNVVVPERGPMAFGGSVVDAVADAEAASRFATAASRVRGEVGGDPVGRNALDASGYRLSSRGLCY, via the exons atgacgacgaatACCGGTACGGGTACGATGCGGATGGTGAACCCTCTCGTGTCGCAG CTGGTGGACTTCGCGCACGCTCGatccgcgaacgcgcgcgcgacggtccaACCGTCGATCCTCGGTGCGACGCATAGTCACATGCATCCGGACACCGCGTCATCCGACCTGTACGAGCGCTTCGAGGCGATGTGCGCGGAGGTTGAGCGGGACGGCTTCGTCGATCGGGACTTTCGGCCGTACGTTCCTCCGCGGGGAccgggcaccgcgccgccgaggccgccgacgaagtccatcgaggtcgccgcgctttTCGACGCCAGAGTTCAGGTGGGCGATCAACGGGGCAGGCGGGGCAAGGCGGTCTGGAGCGACaagagcgcgccgccgaagaaaGGACCCCTCCGGTGCCTCTTCGACGACTACGCCGCCAGGGACGACGTCTACGACCTGGACGATACGAACGATAAACCGTCGCTCATgtcccgcgccgaggcgttccAGCTGGCGCACGACTTTGACATCGTCCCGGGGTTGCTCAGACGGAGGGACGTGGCGATGGCGTTCGCCAACGCGGACAGACCCgcgtacggcgacgacgccgccgataACCGCGAAAATCAGCTGGACTTTGACGAGTTCGTGTCGTTCGTGTGCCAGATGGCGACGCTGGCGTGGCACcgaccggcgggggcgcacgAGAGAAAGACGGATAGGAAAGACGGGTCGTCGCTAAGTACGGGGAGAGGAaggggcgaggagggcggtcGAGGGGCGAGTCTGGACGACGCCAGGGCGGTTGACGCGATGCTGAAAAAGTTGGAGTGCGACtcgagcgacgtcgccgagctcaagcgTCGGCTCGCGGTGTACGCGCGTCGGCAGATACACAACCCGCGGGACCTCGACGCGTACCCGAGGTACGATAAATACGCgcacgtggacgcggtgggtACGATAAGaccccacgcggcggcgatcgagcgcgtgAGCGGAggggcgccggtgccgagcgagatgatcgagcgcgcgactcGAAGGGATTCGCGACCCGCGGACCGGCCGCGTTGGACGCACTTCAGGCACACCGCTATCGACGTCGGAACCTTACTCCCCGGCCAGACTCGCAGGTTTCGGATCGTGGTCAAGAACAGGAACCTGCAAGGGAGCGTGTCGGTCCACGTCGAGTGCCACGGGTGTCCCGCGACGGAGGTTCGGTTCACCGAGGGCGGTTTGGCGCCGGGGATGAGCAAGTGCGTGGATGTGGTGGCCGGGTCGGACACGGCTGGCGAGTGGCTCGGGTGCGTGGTGATCACCGCCAAGCCGCTGGCGACGAGGGTGTACCTGATGCGGGCGGGcgagagggcgacggcgatgagaCGGCGGACGAAGAATCGGGACGAGGAGTTCGACGAAGGCGAACGATCGGACCGACTCGACGAATTCCTCGACGgagatgaggaggaggaggaggaggaggaggaggaggaggaggaggaggaggaggaggaggaggatgactTCGACGCCATGTCAAGCGAGAGGCTGGGCAcgcacgtcgtccgcgtgccCGTCTACCTGAACGTGGTGGGTcaccaccgcgagctcgtcacGCGGGCTGGCGCCACGGTCGGATTCAGGCAGCACGTCGAGGCTGCGTcttccgtcgcgacgatctACCCGGAGATACACCGCAGCTTCAGGGCggatcccggcggcgatgccaccgcggcggagcgcctcGCGATGCCGGCGCCCGTCATGAGGTGCGTGGCGCCCCGCGGGACGTACCGCAAACTCGCGGAGctgccgcccgacgcgagggacgacgccaccgcgttgtACCCCGACTTTCTCAAGCCCGTCATGGCCGGGGTGctgacggcgaggacgaacAAGGCTGGGAACGTGGTCGTGCCGGAGAGGGGTCCGATGGCGTTCGGCGGGAgcgtggtggacgcggtcgccgacgccgaggcggcgagtcggttcgcgacggcggcgagcagggTTCGCGGGGAGGTCGGGGGCGATCCTGTTGGGAGAAACGCgttggacgcgagcgggtaCAGGCTCTCGTCCAGGGGTCTGTGTTACTAG
- a CDS encoding mitochondrial carrier family produces MLPNTRDFPPLTPFAASVVEGKRRLPLSDTENLMVGAFGGTLECAVQMPLITLKICQQSKKPFPTTIGGWFRGVTAAAAPLGPITAVQVAVNGAIERVVTGGDRDPTDPERVGVAMAAGAVSSVLYSPVDLVVIQQQKLGLDSPGATISAIVKEHGASGMMRGFWSCVVREAIYTAGYLGLAPIAKDYLTGNVEYFKSNDLAASIVGSSIGGTVAAVLTHPVDTSKTCAQSDIAGVKYPNARTALGMVYKDGGIGALYGGGLARTARLCGAFFIINNIREAAIDWKTARAEA; encoded by the exons ATGCTGCCAAACACTCGCGACTTCCCCCCGCTCacccccttcgccgcctcggtggTTGAGGGGAAGAGGCGTTTGCCCCTCAGCGACACCGAGAACCTCATGGTTGGAGCCTTCGGAGGCACCCTCGAGTGCGCCGTGCAGA TGCCCCTCATCACGCTGAAGATTTGCCAACAGAGCAAGAAGCCCTTCCCGACGACCATCGGCG GATGGTtccgcggcgtcaccgcggccgcggccccGCTCGGTCCGATCACCGCGGTGCAGGTCGCGGTCAacggcgcgatcgagcgcgtcgtcaccggcggcgaccgcgatcCCACCgaccccgagcgcgtcggcgtcgccatggcggcgggtgccgtcTCGTCGGTGCTGTACTCGCCCGTGGACCTCGTGGTGATCCAGCAGCAGAAACTCGGGCTGGACTCGCCCGGCGCTACCATCTCCGCCATCGTCAAGGAgcacggcgcgtcggggatgATGCGGGGCTTCTGGTCCTGCGTCGTGAGGGAGGCCATCTACACCGCCGGCtacctcggcctcgcgccaATCGCCAAGGACTACCTCACCGGTAACGTCGAGTACTTCAAGTCcaacgacctcgccgcctcgatcgtgGGCTCGTCCATCGGAGgtaccgtcgccgcggtgttgaCGCACCCGGTGGACACCTCCAAGACGTGCGCGCAGTCAGACATCGCCGGGGTCAAGTACCCAAACGCCCGGACCGCGCTCGGGATGGTGTACAAGGACGGGGGGATCGGAGCGCTCTATGGCGGCGGGCtggcgaggaccgcgcgtcTGTGCGGCGCGTTCTTCATCATCAACAACAtcagggaggcggcgatcgactGGAAGACGGCCAGGGCGGAGGCCTGA
- the AE_5 gene encoding anion exchanger family (boron efflux): protein MPNGKVEPDWKTGADGEAEIQCCVGFGAGIAKDFRRRRPLYGDDWSRGTGVGLKIFAPATYIFFASVLPALTFGEQFREETQELFSIPHILCATAIAGVLQSIFGGQPLLIVGVAEPIVLVYYYMFKYADGQSDLGPELFRPFCTWVLIFTALMHFVLAFANASEYINAFTRFSGETFGTLIALLFLQAAVKGLKDEFKEPHDAPVAYRMVNGIWSVFLATALVLLAIFLMGARKWHVGRPWLRALIADYGAFVAVIIITCVSYAVEAPDGHLGDVPAGQVAVALIPALIITVLFFFDHNVSAQLAQVDDFNLEKPPAYHYDFLLQGLNTLLLGLLGLPPTNGVLPQAPMHTRSLMGVGQDRSKPGAADIVLEQRMSNLIQSMLVGICLFISPVIKLMPRAVLWGYFVFMAIESFPGNQFIHRLTLFVMDIQSLRRGESQPAYVDLVPMRDTQKFTVIQLTALGAVYGVTWAGVYGIAFPLLIMALVPLRQHLIVKWFPAASLRHLDTAEDVEEIIEEDGPNVDHKLDKFSGGGVLDGAGAFVQKKHEAPVEELMNRK, encoded by the exons ATGCCCAACGGCAAGGTGGAACCCGACTGGAAGAccggggcggacggcgaggctgAGATCCAGTGCTGCGTCGGGTTCGGCGCTGGCATCGCCAAGGacttccgccgccgtcggcccCTCTACGGCGACGACTGGAGCCGAGGTACCGGCGTTGGACTGAAAATcttcgcgcccgccaccTACATCTTCTTCGCGTCCGTGCTACCCGCGCTCACGTTCGGCGAGCAGTTCCGCGAAGAGACTCAGGAGCTCTTCTCCATCCCGCACATCctctgcgccaccgcgatcgcgggcgTCCTCCAGTCCATCTTCGGCGGTCAGCCCCTCCTGAtcgttggcgtcgccgagcctaTCGTGCTGGTGTATTACTACATGTTCAAGTACGCGGACGGGCAGAGCGACCTGGGCCCCGAGCTCTTCAGGCCCTTTTGCACCTGGGTCCTCATCTTCACCGCGCTCATGCACTTCGTCCTCGCCTTTGCCAACGCGTCCGAGTACATCAACGCGTTCACCCGCTTCTCCGGCGAGACCTTCGGAACCCTCATCGCGCTCCTCTTCCTCCAGGCCGCGGTGAAGGGGCTGAAGGACGAGTTCAAGGAGCcccacgacgcgcccgtcgcgtacAGGATGGTCAACGGCATCTGGTCGGTGTTCCTCGCCACGGCGCTGGTCCTCCTGGCCATCTTCCTGATGGGCGCCAGGAAGTGGCACGTGGGCAGGCCGTGGCTCagggcgctcatcgcggattacggcgccttcgtcgccgtcatcaTCATCACCTGCGTCTCCTACGCGGTCGAGGCTCCCGACGGC CACCTGGGGGACGTGCCCGCGGGCCAGGTGGCCGTCGCGCTGATTCCCGCGCTGATCATCACCGtgctcttcttcttcgaccACAACGTCAGCGCGCAGCTCGCTCAGGTTGACGACTTCAACCTGGAGAAGCCCCCCGCGTACCACTACGACTTTTTGCTCCAGGGTCTCAACACCCTTCtgctcggcctcctcggtcTTCCACCGACGAACGGCGTGCTGCCCCAGGCGCCGATGCACACGCGCTCTCTCATGGGCGTCGGGCAGGACCGGAGcaagcccggcgccgcggacatcgtgCTGGAGCAGCGGATGTCGAACCTGATCCAGTCGATGCTCGTGGGAATCTGCCTCTTCATCTCGCCCGTCATCAAGCTCATGCCCCGCGCGGTTCTCTGGGGATACTTCGTGTTCATGGCCATCGAATCCTTCCCGGGTAACCAGTTCATCCACCGCCTCACCCTCTTCGTCATGGACATCCAGTCCCTGCGCCGGGGCGAGTCGCAGCCCGCGTACGTCGACCTCGTGCCCATGCGCGACACCCAGAAGTTCACCGTGATCCAGCTCACCGCCCTGGGCGCCGTGTACGGGGTGACGTGGGCGGGGGTGTACGGCATCGCGTTCCCGCTCCTCATCATGGCCCTCGTCCCGCTGAGGCAGCACCTCATCGTCAAGTGgttccccgcggcgagcttgagGCACCTCgacaccgcggaggacgtcgaggagatcatcgaggaggacggtCCGAACGTGGACCACAAGTTGGACAAgttctccggcggcggcgtcctcgacggcgcgggcgcgttcgtgcAGAAGAAGCACGAGGCGCCCGTGGAGGAGCTCATGAACAGGAAGTAG
- a CDS encoding predicted protein, which produces MVKSVVECSPDLTWALVAKNNVFIRRSRSATRQKCFRSFSAEPTNLTSEHKFKYSGIAASTPVGVNAFKYPADYSKKKNPTAVAVTVGDKTSKVAGIFQQQAKAVAGAVAAARPDLTVPALAKLSSVQRGLRVAAKAQ; this is translated from the exons ATGGTCAAGTCCGTCGTCGAGTGCTCTCCCGACCTCACCTGGGCGCTGGTCGCGAAGAACAACGTGTTCATCCGCCGCTCCAGGTCCGCGACCAGGCAGAAGTGCTTccgctccttctccgcggagCCCACCAACCTCACCTCCGAGCACAAGTTCAAGTATTCCG gcatcgccgcgtccacccccgtcggcgtgAACGCGTTCAAGTACCCCGCGGACTACTCCAAGAAGAAGAaccccaccgccgtcgccgtcaccgtggGCGACAAGACCTCCAAGGTTGCGGGCATCTTCCAGCAGCAGGCCAAGGctgtcgcgggcgccgtcgccgcggctcgcccCGACCTCACCGtgcccgccctcgccaagCTCTCCTCCGTGCAGAGgggcctccgcgtcgcggccaaggcgcagTAA
- a CDS encoding predicted protein, whose translation TTMDNVAVYQAKETLDIAHEISKLLDCGLDKESLAILIALCENGVNPEALAAVVKELRREAAALQADA comes from the coding sequence ACGACGATGGACAACGTCGCCGTGTACCAGGCGAAGGAGACGCTGGACATCGCGCACGAGATCTCCAAGCTCCTGGACTGCGGCCTGGACAAGGAGAGCCTCGCCATCCTCATCGCTCTGTGCGAGAACGGGGTGAaccccgaggcgctcgcggcggtggtcaaGGAGCTGCGCAgggaggccgccgcgctccaggCGGACGCGTGA